One genomic segment of Mytilus trossulus isolate FHL-02 chromosome 4, PNRI_Mtr1.1.1.hap1, whole genome shotgun sequence includes these proteins:
- the LOC134716840 gene encoding dynein light chain Tctex-type 5-like has product MTSKEKQEDDDLYENSYKLEPDGKFQSDKINSVIQEILKNELVDKTYKPEICVGQSKLLAEKIKQAVKAQGFKKYKLVVVVSIGENEVSPSVSFSSQCIWNASVDNYSENSYFNNSLYAIGRVFAVSID; this is encoded by the coding sequence ATGACGTCAAAGGAAAAACAGGAAGATGATGATTTATATGAGAATTCATACAAACTTGAACCCGATGGTAAATTCCAATCGGACAAAATAAATAGTGTTATTCAAgagattttgaaaaatgaactaGTGGATAAGACATATAAGCCAGAAATTTGTGTAGGTCAATCAAAATTACTAGcagaaaaaatcaaacaagcAGTCAAAGCTCAgggttttaaaaaatacaaactgGTAGTAGTGGTATCGATAGGAGAAAATGAAGTCAGTCCGTCAGTGTCTTTCTCAAGTCAATGCATATGGAATGCAAGTGTGGACAATTATTCAGAAAATTCGTATTTTAATAACTCACTTTATGCTATTGGAAGGGTGTTTGCAGTTTCTATAGACTGA